A single genomic interval of Asinibacterium sp. OR53 harbors:
- a CDS encoding polysaccharide deacetylase family protein: MKKRLLVFAAACMVCMAVAAQQPDSTYAEKLGFRKGARVLILHVDDVGMSYDSNEGAIKAMTEGVATSCSVMMPCPWVPAFVHYYKEHPKLDVGLHLTLTSEWKGYRWGPLSGKKSTPGLVDAEGALWPSVAAVVEHASAAEVGTEIAAQLERARNMGFEPTHLDTHMGTLLAKPDFAQQYIELGIRNHIPVMVPGGHAKLISEQAQASEELLQQMRQAGKMLWASGLPVLDDLHNGSYGDKIPQELQGDDAKIQAFKTQQYIKGIRSLLPGLTMMIMHCTATTEVFPHISDSGPVRRGDMLAMLDPALKKAIRDEGIILTTWREVKERREKLNRTNP, encoded by the coding sequence ATGAAAAAACGATTGCTTGTTTTTGCGGCAGCCTGTATGGTTTGTATGGCTGTTGCCGCACAACAGCCTGATAGCACTTACGCCGAAAAACTAGGCTTCCGCAAAGGAGCCAGGGTACTCATCTTACACGTAGATGATGTAGGCATGTCGTATGATTCCAATGAAGGAGCTATTAAAGCCATGACAGAAGGCGTCGCTACTTCCTGTAGCGTGATGATGCCTTGTCCCTGGGTGCCGGCCTTTGTGCATTATTATAAAGAACACCCGAAGCTGGATGTAGGGTTACACCTCACACTCACATCAGAATGGAAGGGTTACCGGTGGGGACCGCTTTCTGGAAAAAAGTCCACACCCGGACTCGTAGATGCTGAAGGTGCACTCTGGCCTTCTGTTGCAGCAGTGGTAGAACATGCGAGTGCAGCGGAAGTAGGAACAGAAATCGCTGCACAACTGGAAAGGGCCAGGAACATGGGTTTTGAACCTACACACCTCGATACACACATGGGAACACTACTGGCCAAACCGGATTTTGCGCAACAATACATAGAACTGGGCATCAGGAACCATATCCCTGTTATGGTGCCCGGAGGTCATGCGAAACTGATCAGTGAACAGGCGCAGGCATCGGAAGAGCTACTTCAGCAAATGCGGCAGGCAGGTAAAATGCTTTGGGCCAGCGGACTGCCCGTGCTGGATGATCTGCACAACGGCAGTTATGGCGATAAAATTCCACAGGAATTGCAGGGCGATGATGCCAAAATACAAGCGTTTAAAACACAGCAATACATCAAAGGTATCCGTTCATTGCTACCCGGACTTACCATGATGATCATGCATTGTACCGCTACTACAGAAGTATTTCCGCATATTTCCGATTCAGGTCCCGTTCGCCGGGGCGATATGCTGGCGATGTTAGACCCGGCATTGAAAAAAGCGATCCGGGATGAAGGTATCATACTTACTACCTGGCGGGAAGTCAAAGAAAGAAGAGAGAAATTAAACAGAACCAATCCATAA
- a CDS encoding ThuA domain-containing protein, producing MKKLLLSSCLALMALISLSFINFKKTPKVLVFARTVKYHHASIPKGLAAIQQLGKEHHFDVDTTTDANLFTADNLKKYAAVVFLSTTGDVLNDEQQTAFEQYIRSGGGFVGVHAATDTEYDWPWYNQLVGAYFKSHPKQQEAVLHIVDHSHLSTKHLPAEWKRKDEWYNFKSIQPNLHILITIDEKSYTGGENGDLHPMAWYHDFDGGHAFYTELGHTDESYADPLYLQHLYGGIASVMKK from the coding sequence ATGAAAAAATTATTATTATCGTCCTGCCTTGCTTTAATGGCACTGATCAGTTTGTCTTTCATCAATTTTAAGAAAACGCCGAAAGTATTGGTGTTTGCACGTACCGTAAAATATCATCACGCTTCTATACCCAAGGGACTCGCAGCGATACAGCAATTGGGAAAAGAACATCATTTCGATGTGGATACTACTACCGATGCCAACCTGTTCACTGCCGATAACCTGAAAAAATATGCCGCAGTGGTATTCCTGAGCACCACAGGGGATGTGCTGAACGATGAACAACAAACTGCTTTTGAACAGTATATCCGTTCAGGTGGCGGTTTTGTAGGCGTGCATGCGGCCACTGATACTGAATACGATTGGCCCTGGTACAATCAACTGGTAGGAGCCTATTTCAAAAGTCACCCCAAGCAACAGGAAGCTGTGCTCCATATTGTAGATCATTCGCATCTTTCTACCAAACATTTACCGGCAGAGTGGAAGCGTAAAGACGAGTGGTATAATTTCAAAAGCATACAACCCAACCTGCACATACTGATCACCATCGATGAAAAATCTTATACAGGAGGAGAAAACGGCGATCTTCACCCTATGGCATGGTATCATGATTTTGATGGAGGGCATGCTTTTTATACAGAGTTGGGTCATACCGACGAATCCTATGCAGATCCATTGTACCTGCAACATTTGTACGGAGGCATTGCATCGGTAATGAAAAAATAG
- a CDS encoding glycoside hydrolase family 130 protein yields MSDSSWALLGFEKLDSVNPVLVPGTGRFIDPIRQQPIFWEEKDVFNPAIVVRNDTLYMLYRAQDKIGLPGGTSRIGLAYSTDAVHFTRLATPVLYPDKDAYQQYEWEGGCEDPRIIEDDKGIYYMTYTAFDGKTARLMVAVSNDLLHWTKQGPAFATAYEGRYLNAWSKSGSIVSRYTNGKIIATKIYGKYWMYWGDKFIYAATSDDLVHWTPVEMDTGEQPSAPLKGEAKQTPRLKIVVATRDGKFDCDLVESGPPAMLTDSGILLIYNSRNIPAIGDTSLPEGTYAAGQALLNKNNPLQLNKRLSNHFMHPDKPYEINGQVNRVCFLEGLAQFHNQWFLYYGTADSKIAVARSSY; encoded by the coding sequence GTGTCAGACAGTTCCTGGGCGTTGTTAGGTTTCGAAAAACTCGATAGCGTTAATCCGGTGCTGGTGCCAGGTACCGGCCGGTTCATCGATCCCATACGTCAACAACCAATCTTTTGGGAAGAAAAAGATGTATTCAATCCTGCCATTGTAGTGCGCAATGATACCTTATACATGCTCTATCGTGCGCAGGACAAGATCGGATTGCCCGGTGGCACTTCTCGTATTGGATTGGCATACAGTACCGATGCAGTGCATTTTACGCGATTGGCCACACCGGTACTGTATCCAGATAAAGATGCCTATCAACAATATGAATGGGAAGGTGGCTGTGAAGATCCCAGGATCATAGAAGATGATAAAGGCATCTACTACATGACGTACACTGCTTTCGATGGTAAAACAGCCAGGTTAATGGTCGCGGTTTCAAATGATTTGCTGCATTGGACCAAACAGGGACCGGCTTTTGCAACCGCTTATGAGGGTAGGTACCTGAATGCATGGTCGAAATCGGGATCCATTGTATCACGGTACACAAATGGAAAGATCATCGCAACAAAGATTTATGGTAAATATTGGATGTATTGGGGCGATAAATTCATTTATGCAGCTACTTCAGATGACCTGGTTCACTGGACTCCTGTTGAAATGGATACCGGTGAACAACCTTCGGCTCCTTTAAAGGGAGAAGCGAAACAAACGCCACGGTTAAAAATTGTGGTGGCTACACGCGATGGTAAATTCGACTGCGATCTTGTAGAATCCGGCCCACCTGCCATGCTTACAGACAGCGGCATTTTGCTGATCTATAACAGCCGCAATATTCCTGCCATCGGCGATACGAGTTTGCCCGAAGGCACTTATGCAGCAGGACAGGCATTATTAAATAAAAACAACCCTTTGCAATTGAACAAAAGGTTGTCGAATCATTTCATGCACCCCGATAAGCCTTATGAAATCAATGGCCAGGTAAACCGGGTATGTTTTTTAGAGGGATTGGCTCAATTCCATAACCAGTGGTTTTTGTATTATGGCACAGCCGATTCCAAAATAGCAGTAGCGAGGTCCAGTTATTAA
- a CDS encoding nucleoside permease — protein sequence MKNRTGFLLAIMMFFEYFIWGAWYVTMGTYMGEHLHASGFQIGAAYSALAIATMISPFFVGLIADRFFAAQRIMGVLHLVGGALLFLATKIENNDAFYWIILAYSLLYMPTIALSNNVAFTQMNNPGKQFPWIRVFGTLGWIVAGLFIGKLGIEKTSSTFYMAAAVSAGLGLFSFVLPHTPPKAASDNVTASKALGVEAFVLFRNRPYLIFFIAAILVCIPLSFYYGFANPFLNEIGFSNAAGKMTLGQVSEAVFILAIPFLFNRIGVKKMILLGMTAWILRYLCFAYGNIDTGTWMLYAGIILHGVCYDFFFVTGYMYTEKKAGEKIKNAAQGLFTFATYGLGMFIGTGFSGYIVDQHKNGELHNWQQIWFVPAYIAMGVLLYFILFFKEKKEA from the coding sequence ATGAAAAACAGAACTGGTTTCCTGCTGGCCATCATGATGTTCTTCGAATATTTTATCTGGGGCGCCTGGTATGTGACCATGGGCACTTATATGGGCGAACATTTACACGCCAGTGGCTTCCAGATCGGCGCTGCTTACAGCGCACTGGCCATTGCCACCATGATCTCTCCTTTTTTTGTGGGATTGATAGCCGACCGTTTCTTCGCCGCACAACGCATTATGGGTGTATTGCACCTGGTTGGCGGTGCCTTGTTGTTCCTGGCCACCAAAATAGAAAACAACGATGCTTTTTATTGGATCATCCTGGCCTATTCCCTGCTCTACATGCCTACCATTGCGCTGAGCAATAACGTAGCTTTCACACAAATGAACAATCCCGGCAAACAGTTTCCCTGGATAAGGGTATTCGGTACGCTGGGCTGGATCGTAGCAGGCCTCTTCATTGGTAAACTGGGCATCGAAAAAACATCGTCTACTTTTTATATGGCAGCGGCCGTATCTGCCGGACTGGGCCTGTTCAGTTTCGTGTTGCCTCATACGCCACCCAAAGCGGCGAGCGACAATGTTACCGCATCCAAAGCGCTGGGAGTAGAGGCTTTTGTATTATTCAGGAACAGACCTTACCTCATCTTTTTCATTGCCGCCATATTGGTGTGTATCCCACTTTCTTTTTATTATGGTTTTGCCAATCCGTTTCTCAACGAGATCGGGTTTTCGAATGCGGCGGGTAAAATGACACTCGGACAAGTATCGGAAGCGGTTTTCATATTAGCCATTCCTTTTTTATTCAACCGCATTGGTGTTAAAAAAATGATCCTGCTGGGCATGACCGCCTGGATACTGCGCTATCTCTGTTTTGCTTATGGCAATATCGATACAGGTACCTGGATGTTGTATGCCGGTATTATACTGCATGGTGTTTGTTATGATTTCTTTTTTGTTACCGGCTATATGTATACCGAGAAAAAAGCGGGTGAGAAAATCAAGAATGCTGCGCAGGGGCTGTTTACCTTTGCTACATACGGATTGGGCATGTTCATTGGCACGGGCTTCAGCGGGTATATTGTAGACCAGCACAAGAATGGCGAACTGCATAA